One window from the genome of Cytophagia bacterium CHB2 encodes:
- a CDS encoding MBL fold metallo-hydrolase: protein MKFGDVDIFLLSDGTFRLDGGAMFGVVPRVLWERHDPPDEKNRILLGLNSLLVLRGEEKILIDCGIGDKFDRKFAGIYAVQREHTMLDELARHGLQPEEITHVILSHLHFDHIGWSTRRNADGELEPTFQHAQYFCQRGNYEYGLHPDPRSRASYLQENFVPLHQHGVLRFLEGTGEVMPGIESIVTGGHTQDHAIIKIKTAGRTICFLADLVPTVSHLRTVYVMGYDVFPAQTMQVKPRVLQQAFEEQWLLIFEHGARIKAGYLQRVEGNWKIEPVNIDS from the coding sequence ATGAAATTCGGCGACGTTGACATCTTCCTGCTCTCCGACGGCACGTTTCGCCTCGACGGCGGCGCGATGTTCGGTGTGGTGCCGCGTGTGCTGTGGGAGCGTCACGATCCACCGGATGAGAAGAACCGCATTCTGCTGGGATTGAATTCGCTGCTCGTTCTCCGCGGCGAAGAGAAAATTCTCATTGATTGCGGTATCGGCGATAAATTTGACCGGAAATTTGCCGGCATCTATGCGGTGCAGCGCGAGCATACCATGTTGGATGAGCTTGCCCGGCATGGCCTCCAGCCCGAAGAAATCACCCACGTCATTCTTTCACATCTGCACTTCGACCACATCGGCTGGAGCACGCGCCGCAATGCAGACGGAGAGTTGGAGCCGACGTTTCAGCATGCCCAATATTTCTGCCAGCGCGGCAACTACGAATACGGCCTGCACCCCGACCCGCGCAGCCGTGCGAGTTATCTGCAGGAGAATTTTGTGCCGCTGCATCAGCACGGCGTTTTAAGATTTTTGGAAGGCACGGGGGAAGTTATGCCCGGAATCGAAAGCATTGTCACTGGCGGGCATACGCAGGATCATGCCATCATCAAAATCAAAACCGCCGGTCGCACGATTTGTTTCCTGGCGGATTTGGTGCCGACGGTTTCTCATCTCAGAACCGTCTATGTGATGGGATATGATGTGTTCCCGGCGCAGACGATGCAGGTTAAACCAAGAGTGTTACAGCAAGCATTCGAAGAACAATGGTTGTTGATTTTCGAGCACGGCGCGCGCATCAAAGCGGGATATTTGCAGCGGGTAGAGGGGAATTGGAAGATTGAGCCGGTGAATATTGACTCTTGA
- a CDS encoding acyl-CoA dehydrogenase, with product MDFNLTDEQKHIREEIRRFAENELAPDAAERDAQEKFPHRQVKELGRLGYLGINTPVEYGGQGADMVSYAIVIEELSRVDASTGAIVSVNNSLVCYGLELFGSDYLKQTHLIPLAQGELLGAYCLSEPGSGSDASNMQTTVRREGDSYVINGTKNFITNGVNADRFIVFATIDKAAGHRGVCAFLVEKNSPGFSVGKKEKKLGIRSSDTAMLNFDDVKVPAENLLGQERKGFNIAMKILDCGRIGIAAQALGIAQSALDAALKYAKERVQFDKPIAEFQAIQFMLADMATHIDAARLLVYRAAATKDEGRDYATAAAQAKLYASQVAVDCAVKAVQIYGGAGYLKDYPVERIMRDARITEIYEGTSEIQKLVIARSLLK from the coding sequence ATGGATTTCAATTTGACCGACGAACAAAAGCATATTCGCGAGGAGATTCGCCGTTTTGCCGAAAACGAACTGGCCCCGGACGCCGCCGAGCGCGACGCCCAGGAAAAATTTCCACACCGCCAGGTGAAAGAATTGGGGCGTCTCGGCTATCTCGGCATCAACACTCCAGTCGAATACGGCGGGCAGGGCGCGGATATGGTGTCATATGCCATCGTGATTGAAGAACTCTCGCGCGTCGACGCCTCCACGGGGGCTATCGTTTCTGTCAATAACTCCCTGGTCTGTTATGGCCTGGAATTATTCGGATCGGATTATTTAAAGCAAACACATTTGATTCCACTGGCCCAAGGCGAATTGCTCGGCGCGTATTGTCTTTCGGAACCGGGTTCCGGGAGCGATGCCAGCAACATGCAAACCACAGTGCGGCGTGAAGGCGATTCGTATGTGATCAATGGGACAAAAAATTTCATCACCAACGGCGTGAATGCCGATCGTTTCATCGTGTTTGCCACCATTGATAAAGCCGCCGGGCATAGAGGGGTTTGCGCATTCCTTGTCGAGAAGAACAGTCCGGGCTTTTCTGTTGGCAAAAAAGAAAAGAAACTCGGCATTCGCAGCAGCGATACCGCAATGTTGAATTTTGACGATGTCAAAGTGCCGGCGGAAAATTTGCTGGGGCAGGAACGCAAAGGGTTTAATATCGCCATGAAGATTTTGGATTGCGGCCGGATCGGTATTGCCGCACAGGCGCTGGGCATTGCGCAGAGCGCGCTTGATGCTGCGCTAAAATACGCCAAAGAGCGCGTGCAATTTGACAAACCGATCGCCGAGTTTCAAGCGATTCAATTCATGCTTGCGGATATGGCGACGCACATCGACGCGGCGCGTTTGCTGGTGTATCGCGCGGCTGCGACAAAAGATGAAGGCCGGGATTATGCGACGGCGGCAGCGCAGGCCAAATTGTATGCCTCACAAGTTGCGGTGGATTGTGCCGTGAAAGCGGTGCAGATCTACGGCGGCGCCGGCTATTTGAAGGATTATCCCGTGGAACGCATCATGCGCGATGCCCGAATTACGGAAATTTACGAAGGCACTTCGGAAATTCAGAAGCTTGTCATTGCGCGCAGTTTATTGAAATAA
- a CDS encoding enoyl-CoA hydratase → MKDRVGCLTIDRPPVNALGRRLVSEIAVAAQHANQDILDKKLRVLIVRGEGKHFCAGADLKERKEIPESQVEIVVQGIRGAVQAIAEINVPTIAAVHGSALGGGMELALAADMRVLSENATMGLRETALAIIPGAGGTQRLMRLIGYARAMEWIATARLFSARECLEQGLANRVVPEADLLDTVMQLAEKIAANGPLAVQAAKEAMRRGLELSLTEGLAYELECYRRIIPTNDRREALAAFGEKRQPVFRSE, encoded by the coding sequence ATCAAGGATCGTGTTGGATGTCTCACAATTGATCGTCCTCCGGTAAACGCGCTGGGCCGCCGGCTTGTGAGCGAGATTGCTGTCGCGGCGCAACATGCGAATCAGGATATTCTTGACAAAAAACTCCGGGTTTTGATTGTGCGCGGCGAAGGCAAACATTTTTGCGCCGGCGCTGATCTCAAAGAGCGCAAAGAGATTCCGGAGAGTCAGGTCGAGATTGTGGTGCAGGGCATTCGCGGCGCTGTGCAGGCGATCGCAGAAATTAATGTGCCTACGATTGCGGCGGTGCACGGTTCGGCGCTGGGCGGCGGCATGGAACTCGCGCTCGCCGCAGACATGCGCGTGCTCAGTGAAAATGCGACCATGGGCTTGCGCGAAACCGCGCTGGCGATCATACCCGGCGCCGGCGGCACGCAACGGCTGATGCGGCTGATCGGCTATGCCCGCGCCATGGAATGGATTGCCACCGCAAGATTGTTTAGTGCAAGGGAGTGTTTGGAACAAGGTCTCGCAAATCGTGTCGTGCCGGAGGCAGATTTGCTGGACACGGTAATGCAACTGGCGGAGAAGATCGCAGCAAACGGCCCGCTCGCCGTGCAGGCTGCGAAGGAGGCCATGCGCCGCGGCCTGGAATTGTCATTAACCGAGGGGCTGGCCTATGAGCTGGAATGCTATCGCCGCATCATTCCGACGAACGACCGGCGTGAAGCGCTGGCGGCCTTTGGCGAAAAGCGACAGCCGGTTTTTAGAAGTGAATGA
- a CDS encoding 3-hydroxybutyryl-CoA dehydrogenase — translation MQSIGVIGGGTMGNGIAHVFAQSGCAVTLVDIKQEFLDRALAAIKNNLARQIKKGEITNDDMAGILARIAASTDLQSLNTCELVVEAATEDAGLKKKIFAEIDTLCPPKTILASNTSSISITELAAATQRPEKVIGMHFFNPVPVMKLVEVIRGLATSDETFASIMQLAEKLGKIAVAVNDYPGFVSNRVLMPMINEAIYCVMEGVAEPKAIDRVMQLGMNHPMGPLTLADFIGLDVCLHIMNVLHTQIGDDKYRPCPLLRKMVAAGHLGRKAGKGFYEYAK, via the coding sequence ATGCAAAGCATCGGCGTCATTGGCGGCGGCACCATGGGCAACGGCATTGCTCATGTGTTTGCGCAATCCGGCTGCGCGGTTACGTTGGTGGATATCAAGCAGGAGTTCCTTGATCGCGCGCTGGCTGCCATTAAAAACAATCTTGCGCGGCAAATCAAGAAAGGGGAGATTACCAATGACGACATGGCCGGGATTCTTGCTCGCATCGCCGCTTCCACCGATTTGCAAAGCCTGAATACCTGCGAACTTGTCGTCGAAGCGGCAACGGAGGATGCCGGCCTGAAAAAGAAAATCTTTGCGGAGATCGATACGCTCTGCCCGCCTAAAACCATTTTGGCGAGCAACACGTCTTCCATTTCAATCACGGAGCTGGCGGCCGCGACGCAGCGACCGGAAAAAGTTATCGGCATGCACTTTTTCAATCCCGTGCCAGTGATGAAGTTGGTAGAAGTGATTCGCGGTTTGGCGACAAGCGACGAGACGTTTGCGAGCATCATGCAATTGGCTGAGAAGCTCGGCAAAATCGCGGTGGCGGTGAATGATTATCCCGGATTCGTTTCCAATCGCGTGCTCATGCCGATGATCAACGAAGCGATTTATTGCGTGATGGAGGGCGTCGCCGAGCCTAAAGCCATTGATCGCGTGATGCAGCTCGGCATGAATCATCCCATGGGCCCGCTGACGCTGGCGGATTTTATCGGCCTGGACGTCTGTCTGCACATCATGAACGTTTTGCACACGCAAATCGGCGACGATAAATATCGCCCGTGCCCGTTGCTGCGCAAAATGGTGGCTGCCGGGCATCTCGGGCGCAAGGCAGGCAAAGGTTTTTATGAGTATGCCAAATAG
- a CDS encoding ATP-binding protein gives MICLIEALNYRSLRCLSQKISPFNILIGPNASGKTTFLDAVAFVGDMLKFGPEESIRRRARSIEEMTWNRLGNRFELAIEFALPERLYGLKNNGAYTQCRYEIALGYSSENEAALLNEVFWLKSDEGKKSYRRQPESQAPQIELSLGFPRENPVVDSILVAPRKHSPMGWRKVVNKISESGNDWFKAESGDWNNLFRLGPRKSSLANLPEDEQKFPVSTWAKRLLMEGIQVLALNSLAMRQPCSPLTPKRFVPDGSNLPLAIRELQKDSNRYQQWLAHVQTALPDIQAIEVQERQEDRHLFLEVIYQTGTRVPSWLVSDGTLRLLALTLIAYLPSEGSIYLIEEPENGLHPRAVEAVYESLSSVYDNQILVASHSPIFLSLARLEQILCFGKTLTGATDVIVGTEHPKLKDWRGEVNLSVLFASGVLG, from the coding sequence ATGATTTGCCTAATTGAAGCTCTCAATTATCGCTCGCTGCGCTGTTTGAGCCAAAAAATTTCTCCTTTCAACATATTGATCGGACCAAATGCGAGTGGCAAAACAACATTTTTAGATGCTGTTGCCTTCGTCGGTGACATGTTGAAATTTGGACCGGAGGAAAGTATTCGCCGGCGTGCGCGTTCGATTGAAGAAATGACCTGGAATCGGCTCGGTAATCGCTTTGAGTTGGCAATTGAATTTGCATTACCCGAACGTTTGTATGGCTTGAAGAACAATGGCGCTTACACACAATGCCGTTACGAGATAGCTTTGGGTTATTCATCTGAAAATGAAGCCGCACTCTTAAATGAAGTTTTTTGGTTAAAGTCAGATGAGGGGAAGAAATCCTATCGACGTCAACCTGAGAGTCAGGCACCCCAAATAGAACTGTCTCTTGGTTTTCCACGTGAAAATCCTGTCGTAGATTCAATTTTGGTTGCACCACGCAAGCATTCTCCGATGGGCTGGCGGAAGGTTGTTAATAAAATCAGCGAATCGGGGAATGATTGGTTCAAAGCCGAGTCAGGTGATTGGAATAATTTATTCAGACTAGGGCCACGGAAATCGTCGCTGGCAAATCTACCTGAAGATGAGCAAAAATTTCCCGTTTCGACGTGGGCAAAAAGGCTTCTTATGGAAGGCATTCAGGTTTTAGCGTTGAACAGTTTAGCTATGCGCCAACCCTGTTCGCCTTTAACGCCAAAACGTTTTGTTCCAGATGGTTCGAATTTACCCTTGGCTATACGCGAACTGCAAAAAGATTCAAACCGTTATCAACAATGGCTTGCACATGTACAAACAGCCTTGCCTGATATTCAAGCAATTGAGGTTCAGGAGCGGCAAGAGGATCGGCATTTATTTCTCGAGGTTATCTATCAAACGGGAACCCGTGTACCGTCATGGTTGGTTTCAGATGGAACGTTGAGACTGTTAGCATTGACGTTAATTGCCTATTTGCCTTCAGAAGGATCAATCTATTTAATTGAAGAGCCCGAAAATGGATTGCACCCAAGAGCCGTTGAAGCAGTTTATGAATCGCTTTCTTCGGTGTATGATAATCAAATTTTAGTGGCAAGCCATTCACCGATTTTTCTTAGTTTGGCGAGGTTAGAGCAAATTCTCTGTTTCGGTAAAACGCTGACTGGGGCGACAGATGTTATTGTCGGAACGGAACATCCAAAACTAAAGGACTGGAGGGGTGAAGTTAATCTCAGTGTTCTTTTTGCCTCTGGAGTTCTGGGATGA
- a CDS encoding acyl-CoA dehydrogenase: MLNFTDEQLMIRDTVREFAKNEIEPKAAEIDQTMEFPAENLRKMGELGFLGIPFSSKYGGGDLDTVSFVLMIEELARVCGATTLSVAAHCSLCATPIYLFGNETQKQKYLPDLLTGKKFGSFCLTEPHSGSDAAALSTTATRQGDHYILNGSKMYVTNGGYAGTYVVFAKTNAQVSKTRGISAFIVEREFPGVIIGKKENKLGLRASDTRQVSFDNCKVPAANLLGEENEGFKYAMQILDGGRIGIGAMAVGLAQAALDKGSAYSMERKAFGKPIADFQAIRWFVADMATEIHAARLMVHHAAQLRDAGKNFVKEAAMAKLFASEMAMRACSKAIQIFGGYGYLMDYPVERYWRDAKLMEIGEGTSEVLRIIISREVLKEI; the protein is encoded by the coding sequence ATGCTGAATTTTACCGATGAGCAGCTCATGATTCGCGACACGGTGCGCGAGTTTGCCAAAAATGAAATCGAACCCAAGGCCGCCGAAATCGATCAAACCATGGAATTCCCCGCGGAAAATTTGCGCAAGATGGGGGAATTGGGTTTTCTCGGCATTCCCTTTTCCTCAAAATACGGCGGCGGCGATCTCGACACGGTTTCATTCGTGTTGATGATCGAGGAACTGGCGCGGGTTTGCGGCGCCACCACGCTATCCGTCGCGGCGCATTGCTCGCTGTGCGCCACACCCATTTACCTGTTTGGCAACGAAACTCAGAAACAGAAATATCTGCCCGATTTGCTGACCGGCAAAAAGTTTGGCTCGTTCTGCCTGACCGAGCCCCACAGCGGCTCCGATGCCGCCGCGCTCTCCACCACCGCGACGCGCCAGGGTGATCATTACATTTTGAACGGCAGCAAAATGTACGTGACCAACGGCGGGTATGCCGGCACCTATGTCGTATTCGCCAAAACCAATGCGCAAGTCTCCAAAACCCGCGGCATCAGCGCCTTTATTGTCGAGCGCGAGTTCCCCGGCGTAATCATCGGCAAGAAAGAAAACAAACTCGGCTTGCGCGCGAGCGATACGCGGCAGGTTTCGTTTGATAATTGCAAAGTACCGGCGGCAAATTTGCTCGGCGAGGAAAACGAAGGTTTTAAGTACGCCATGCAAATTCTCGACGGCGGCCGCATTGGCATTGGCGCGATGGCTGTGGGTCTGGCGCAGGCGGCATTGGACAAAGGTTCTGCTTACTCGATGGAACGTAAGGCCTTCGGCAAGCCGATCGCAGATTTTCAAGCCATCCGCTGGTTCGTGGCGGACATGGCCACGGAGATTCATGCCGCGCGCTTGATGGTGCATCATGCTGCGCAACTGCGCGACGCCGGCAAGAATTTCGTCAAAGAAGCGGCTATGGCCAAGCTCTTTGCCAGCGAAATGGCGATGCGCGCCTGCAGCAAAGCCATTCAGATATTCGGCGGCTACGGCTATCTCATGGATTATCCGGTCGAACGTTACTGGCGCGATGCCAAGCTCATGGAGATTGGCGAGGGCACCAGCGAAGTGCTGCGGATTATTATTTCCCGGGAAGTGTTGAAGGAAATATAG
- a CDS encoding thiolase family protein, translated as MPTPFREVIIAGACRTPIGAFQGALAPFSATELGALVVKEAVRRAGLDPKNVDEVIMGCVLPAGVGQAPARQAAIKAGLPVEVTCMTINKVCGSGLKAVMLAAQAIMAGDADIVVAGGMESMSNSPYLLSKARDGYRLGHGELVDSMIKDGLWDVYNDFHMGNAAELCAAECNIPRGRQDEFAITSYKRAQAAQANGLFQKEIVGVPLPQKKGDPILIADDEEPKKANFEKMAALRPAFDKEGTITAANASKINDGAAAVVVMAREIAEKLGVKAQAKLVGQASAAKKPEWFTMAPIDAIDKILKKSAFSLDKIDIFEINEAFAVVALAAQQQLGIPLEKLNVHGGAVALGHPIGASGCRILVTLIHVLQEYKKKYGMAAICIGGGEASTVIVENAGYSRI; from the coding sequence ATGCCAACGCCGTTTCGTGAAGTCATTATCGCCGGTGCATGCCGCACGCCGATAGGCGCGTTTCAAGGCGCATTGGCGCCGTTCTCTGCCACTGAATTGGGCGCGCTGGTGGTGAAAGAAGCGGTGCGGCGAGCCGGACTCGATCCCAAGAATGTTGATGAAGTCATCATGGGCTGCGTGCTGCCAGCCGGCGTGGGACAGGCCCCGGCGCGGCAAGCGGCAATCAAAGCAGGCTTGCCGGTCGAGGTGACGTGCATGACGATCAACAAAGTCTGCGGCTCCGGTTTGAAAGCGGTGATGCTCGCGGCGCAAGCCATCATGGCTGGCGATGCCGATATTGTCGTGGCCGGCGGTATGGAAAGCATGTCCAATTCACCATATCTGTTGAGCAAAGCGCGCGACGGCTATCGCCTCGGCCACGGCGAGCTGGTTGACAGCATGATCAAAGACGGTTTATGGGATGTCTACAACGATTTTCACATGGGCAATGCGGCAGAACTGTGCGCAGCCGAATGCAACATCCCGCGCGGCAGGCAAGATGAATTCGCGATAACGAGCTACAAACGCGCGCAAGCGGCGCAGGCAAACGGTTTATTCCAAAAAGAAATCGTGGGCGTACCCCTGCCGCAGAAAAAAGGCGATCCCATTTTGATTGCCGATGATGAAGAACCAAAGAAGGCCAACTTCGAAAAAATGGCGGCGTTGCGTCCGGCATTTGACAAAGAAGGTACAATCACCGCTGCGAATGCCTCCAAAATAAATGATGGCGCTGCCGCGGTGGTGGTGATGGCCAGAGAGATTGCCGAGAAGTTGGGCGTCAAGGCGCAGGCAAAACTCGTCGGTCAAGCTTCTGCTGCGAAAAAGCCGGAGTGGTTTACGATGGCTCCGATCGATGCGATTGACAAGATTCTCAAGAAATCGGCATTTTCATTGGATAAAATCGATATTTTTGAAATCAACGAAGCCTTTGCCGTGGTTGCGCTCGCGGCGCAGCAGCAACTCGGCATTCCCCTGGAAAAACTGAATGTGCACGGCGGCGCCGTGGCGCTGGGTCATCCCATTGGCGCGAGCGGGTGCCGCATTCTCGTCACCTTGATTCATGTGCTGCAAGAATACAAAAAGAAATACGGCATGGCGGCGATTTGCATCGGCGGCGGCGAAGCCTCGACGGTGATTGTGGAAAATGCGGGCTACTCGAGGATATGA